A window of the Streptomyces sp. NBC_00250 genome harbors these coding sequences:
- a CDS encoding tetratricopeptide repeat protein, which yields MSVRSSGTSTGQSARNRLGAGLVSIPEVPRPDPRAAVMENPEVPERKRFCSRSDCGAPVGRSRGDRPGRTEGFCTKCGHPYSFVPKLRGGDIVHGQYEVAGCLAHGGLGWIYLAVDRAVSDRWVVLKGLLDTGDQDAMAAAISERRFLAEIEHSNIVRIYNFVEHLDQRTGSMDGYIVMEYVGGKSLKEIANDRRTPDGRRDPLPVEQACAYGIEALEALGHLHSRNLLYCDFKVDNAIQSEDQLKLIDMGAVRRMDDDESAIYGTVGYQAPEVAEVGPSVASDLYTVARTLAVMTFDFQGYTNVFVDSLPDPDNIAVFRTYESFYRFLVRATDPDPARRFASAQEMAEQLTGVLREVVALQSGRPRPALSTLFGTEVRVTDTALFAELTEDVSLLGARRGRKRPALPGAVPGGVPDAALPAGPGAPAPAAGPGLGALLAPLDTPATALALPVPRVDTGDPNAGFLAGLAAAAPGELLAALQAAPAPSAELRLRTLRAQLELRDLPSAVRTLAGLEERDPDDWRVVWYRGVASLVTGDHEHAALAFDAVYDAFPGEPSPKLALGICAEVLGQLDNAAEYYRLVWATDPSFVSAAFGLARVQLAAGDRIGAVQTLESVPEASIHYTAARVATVRARLRRRPAREPLGADLTAAAAQVSALQGFGLDAVRREQLSTEVLGTALDWVLSGSPGAEPGGGALLLGSELDERGLRFGLERSYRVLARLAQQGEERIELVERANRFRPRTWV from the coding sequence GTGTCGGTGCGCAGCTCGGGGACGTCGACCGGTCAGTCCGCCCGCAACCGGCTGGGCGCCGGCCTGGTGTCGATCCCGGAGGTGCCGCGCCCCGATCCGCGGGCGGCGGTCATGGAGAACCCCGAGGTTCCCGAGCGGAAGCGTTTCTGCTCCCGCTCGGACTGCGGGGCCCCGGTGGGCCGTTCGCGGGGTGACCGGCCGGGCCGCACGGAGGGCTTCTGCACCAAGTGCGGACACCCGTACTCCTTCGTGCCGAAGCTGCGCGGCGGGGACATCGTCCACGGCCAGTACGAGGTCGCGGGATGTCTCGCGCACGGCGGTCTCGGCTGGATCTATCTCGCCGTCGACCGGGCCGTCTCCGACCGGTGGGTCGTCCTCAAGGGCCTCCTCGACACCGGCGACCAGGACGCCATGGCCGCCGCGATCTCCGAGCGCCGCTTCCTCGCCGAGATCGAGCACTCCAACATCGTCCGCATCTACAACTTCGTCGAGCACCTCGACCAGCGCACCGGCTCCATGGACGGCTACATCGTCATGGAGTACGTCGGCGGCAAGTCCCTCAAGGAGATCGCCAACGACCGGCGCACCCCGGACGGCCGCCGCGATCCGCTGCCGGTCGAGCAGGCCTGCGCGTACGGGATCGAGGCCCTTGAGGCGCTCGGGCACCTGCACAGCCGGAACCTGCTCTACTGCGACTTCAAGGTCGACAACGCCATCCAGTCCGAGGACCAGCTGAAGCTCATCGACATGGGCGCCGTCCGGCGGATGGACGACGACGAGTCCGCGATCTACGGCACCGTCGGCTACCAGGCGCCGGAGGTGGCCGAGGTCGGGCCGTCGGTGGCGAGCGACCTGTACACGGTGGCGCGCACCCTCGCGGTGATGACCTTCGACTTCCAGGGCTACACGAACGTCTTCGTGGACTCGCTGCCCGACCCGGACAACATCGCGGTCTTCCGGACGTACGAGTCGTTCTACCGCTTCCTCGTCCGCGCCACCGACCCGGACCCGGCCCGCCGGTTCGCCTCCGCGCAGGAGATGGCCGAGCAGCTGACGGGTGTGCTGCGGGAGGTCGTGGCGCTCCAGTCGGGGCGGCCGCGCCCGGCGCTCTCGACGCTGTTCGGCACGGAGGTACGGGTCACGGACACGGCCCTGTTCGCCGAACTGACGGAGGACGTGTCGCTGCTCGGGGCGCGGCGGGGGCGGAAGCGGCCCGCGCTGCCAGGTGCTGTGCCGGGCGGCGTGCCCGATGCTGCGCTGCCCGCCGGGCCGGGGGCCCCGGCGCCCGCCGCCGGGCCGGGGCTCGGGGCGCTGCTCGCGCCGCTCGACACGCCCGCCACCGCGCTCGCGCTGCCCGTGCCGCGCGTCGACACGGGCGACCCCAACGCCGGCTTCCTCGCCGGTCTCGCCGCCGCCGCGCCCGGCGAGCTGCTCGCCGCGCTCCAGGCCGCGCCCGCGCCCTCCGCCGAGCTGCGGCTGCGCACCCTGCGGGCCCAGCTGGAGCTGCGCGACCTGCCGTCGGCCGTCCGGACCCTGGCCGGCCTTGAGGAGCGGGACCCGGACGACTGGCGGGTCGTCTGGTACCGGGGCGTCGCCTCCCTGGTCACCGGCGACCACGAGCACGCGGCGCTCGCCTTCGACGCGGTGTACGACGCCTTCCCCGGCGAGCCCTCGCCGAAGCTGGCCCTCGGGATCTGCGCCGAGGTGCTCGGCCAGCTGGACAACGCCGCCGAGTACTACCGCCTGGTGTGGGCCACCGACCCCAGCTTCGTCAGCGCGGCCTTCGGGCTCGCCCGGGTGCAGCTCGCGGCCGGGGACCGGATCGGAGCCGTACAGACGCTGGAATCCGTACCGGAGGCCTCGATCCACTACACGGCGGCCCGGGTGGCGACCGTACGGGCGCGGCTGCGGCGGCGCCCGGCGCGGGAGCCGCTCGGCGCCGATCTGACGGCGGCCGCGGCGCAGGTCTCGGCGCTCCAGGGCTTCGGTCTGGACGCCGTGCGGCGGGAGCAGTTGTCGACGGAGGTCCTCGGGACGGCCCTCGACTGGGTACTCTCCGGGAGTCCCGGTGCGGAACCGGGCGGCGGCGCGCTGCTGCTCGGAAGTGAACTGGACGAGCGCGGACTGCGCTTCGGCCTCGAACGCTCGTACCGGGTGCTGGCCCGGCTCGCCCAGCAGGGCGAGGAGAGGATCGAACTGGTGGAGCGGGCCAACCGCTTCCGCCCCCGGACGTGGGTGTGA